The Aeromonas veronii genome includes the window TACGTCTGTCTGCTGGGAGCCGGGCTTTTCGTCTGCGCGGCCCTCTGCAACCTGCTGATCCTGCCCGCCTACAAGCTCTCACTGCGGCCCACCCCGATCCGGGCAGGTCTCGGCCAGGTACTGGCGGACAAGGCCTTCTGCCGAGTGGTGCTGGTTCTGAGCGGCTACTACGCGCTCTGGGTGCAGGTGATGCTGATCTTCCCCATCCTGGTCAAGCAGATGGCGGGCACCACCACGGCGGTGGGCTGGATGTACACCCTGGAGACCGCCATCTCCCTGACCCTGCTCTATCCCCTTGCCCGCTATGGGGAGCGCCATTTCAAGCTGGAGAATCGCTTGATGGCCGGGGTACTGCTGATGACCGCCGGCATCGGACTGGTGGCCTTCGCCACCACCCTGCCCGCCGTCTTCATGCTGCTGGCCTGTTTCTATCTCGGCATCGTCATCGCCGAGCCGGCACGGGAGACCCTCATGACCAAGCTTGCTCAGCCGGGGGCCCGTGGCAGCTACATGGGCTTCAGCCGGCTGGGACTGGCGCTCGGCGGCATGACCGGCTATGTCAGCGGCGGCGCCCTGCACGACTACGCCAATGCCCAGGGCCAACCCTGGCTGCCCTGGCTGGTGCTGGGCACCGTCGGCATCATCACCTTCCTGCTGCTGGTCAGCTGCTTCCAGCGCGGCTCCCGCCTCGCCAGCATCAGCGCCTAGGCCCGCAAGACAAACACGTCATCATATCGATATGAGCAGGGGGTCGGTTTATACCACCCGGCCCCCTGTTGTTATCCGCTCGTCCATCGCTGAGCACCCCAGGGGTACCAACACTCATCCGCGCTCACCGTCAACCTCCCCTGCATCTTCGGATAAGGTCGGGATTGCAACCATGACCGCCGTTGACTGCTCCCCTCATCAAGCCAGCCCATAAAAAAAGCGGCAGATTGCTCTGCCG containing:
- the mdtH gene encoding multidrug efflux MFS transporter MdtH, whose amino-acid sequence is MVERARRLGRWFLALDSLLVILGFFVVMPMISLRFVDQLGWAAGVVGLALGLRQLTQQGLGVFGGSLADKFGARPLIVCGMLLRAAGFASLAYAQTGLDLILSCVISGLGGCLFDPPRAALVIKFTRPRERGRYISLLMMLESAGAVAGALLGSWLLNFDFEYVCLLGAGLFVCAALCNLLILPAYKLSLRPTPIRAGLGQVLADKAFCRVVLVLSGYYALWVQVMLIFPILVKQMAGTTTAVGWMYTLETAISLTLLYPLARYGERHFKLENRLMAGVLLMTAGIGLVAFATTLPAVFMLLACFYLGIVIAEPARETLMTKLAQPGARGSYMGFSRLGLALGGMTGYVSGGALHDYANAQGQPWLPWLVLGTVGIITFLLLVSCFQRGSRLASISA